The Vicinamibacterales bacterium genome contains the following window.
TATTGATTTGTTTTTAACTCAATGTTAGTAGTGGAAGCTATGTAACATTTAAGACCTTGTTAAGTTATAAGTTGTACGTTATAAGTGTCGCATGCGACGTATAACATACAACGTATAACGTATTACTCTTTTTCGACTTGCATATAATTCAACTCAAGAGGTGTTCTTCTTCCGAAGATCTTAACCATCACCTTAAGTTTCTTTTTCTCTTCATTTACCTCTTCAATCACTCCGGTAAATCCGTTGAACGGCCCATCCATCACTTTTACATTCTCTCCAACATAATAAGGCACATTCATTGATTCACCCTGTTCGGCCATCTCATCAACTTTACCAAGGATCCGGTTAACTTCTGCAGTTCTCATCGGAACCGCATTGCCACCTTTATCCCCAAGAAAACCAATTACACTATTGATACCTTTTATAACGTGTTCAAGTTCTCCGTCAAGAGCGGCTTCAATTAGTACATATCCGGCATAGAAGTTACGTTCCTT
Protein-coding sequences here:
- the nusG gene encoding transcription termination/antitermination protein NusG, yielding MSDQLKWYVVRAVSGKEKKVKQYLEAEVNRLGISHLLPQVLIPMEKYYQMKDGKKIAKERNFYAGYVLIEAALDGELEHVIKGINSVIGFLGDKGGNAVPMRTAEVNRILGKVDEMAEQGESMNVPYYVGENVKVMDGPFNGFTGVIEEVNEEKKKLKVMVKIFGRRTPLELNYMQVEKE